One window from the genome of Musa acuminata AAA Group cultivar baxijiao chromosome BXJ1-4, Cavendish_Baxijiao_AAA, whole genome shotgun sequence encodes:
- the LOC135663073 gene encoding uncharacterized protein LOC135663073 → MAMFLLSLRQKFSANPSFTLKTCSFWAVGAFQSLERSRCASSPASDHSHMTKLPQIIPSGRDNLDNGFRIEVVDTDFVGVSYKFLDQIDGGTEALSSSLKINDETCSCSSAALAEESLDFDEIEDLRLRKKLFYKLDKGSKEFEEYNVQFHRNKSAKKRHEKTIEADTKKEFNDLEKKKNQKVIKSNVAKASEQGVESPVIKNVRSCTKSTIMEEKRVRMPTINQLTDPYHLPFCLDIYVSKGSVRACIVHRITSKVVAVAHSISKDMKFDLKSRKDATACAAVGAVLAQRAIEDDIHNVVYTPRKGERIEGKIQIVLQSIIDHGIDVKVKLKQKQPSKVKTCGYAND, encoded by the exons ATGGCCATGTTCCTCCTATCACTGAGACAAAAGTTTTCAGCAAATCCATCATTCACTCTAAAGACCTGTAGCTTCTGGGCGGTGGGAGCATTTCAATCCTTGGAAAGATCTCGCTGCGCAAGTTCACCGGCCTCAGATCATTCTCATATGACCAAGTTGCCGCAGATTATCCCTTCTGGCAGAGATAACTTGGATAATGGTTTCCGGATCGAGGttgttgacactgattttgtgggGGTTTCTTACAAGTTTTTGGATCAAATCGATGGGGGCACAGAGGCTTTATCATCCTCATTGAAGATCAATGATGAAACTTGTTCTTGTTCTTCGGCTGCATTAGCAGAGGAatccttggattttgatgagattgAGGATTTGAGGCTGCGTAAAAAATTGTTCTACAAGCTCGACAAGGGTTCCAAAGAATTCGAAGAGTATAATGTACAGTTCCATCGCAATAAATCAGCTAAAAAGAGACATGAAAAAACAATAGAAGCTGATACAAAGAAAGAATTCAATGATCTagaaaagaagaagaaccaaAAGGTTATTAAGTCAAACGTGGCTAAAGCTTCGGAACAAGGGGTGGAGAGTCCAGTAATAAAAAATGTGCGTTCATGTACAAAATCAACCATAATGGAGGAAAAAAGGGTGAGAATGCCGACAATTAACCAGCTCACTGATCCATACCATCTGCCATTCTGTCTAGATATCTATGTTTCCAAAGGGTCAGTTCGTGCTTGCATTGTTCATAGGATCACTAGCAAGGTGGTCGCTGTGGCACACTCAATTTCGAAGGACATGAAGTTTGACTTAAAGTCTAGGAAAGATGCAACTGCTTGTGCTGCTGTGGGAGCAGTTTTGGCCCAGCGTGCGATTGAAGATGATATTCACAATGTGGTCTACACAccaagaaaaggagaaagaattgaagGGAAGATTCAGATTGTCCTTCAGTCAATTATTGATCATGGTATCGATGTGAAGGTGAAGCTGAAGCAAAAGCAGCCTAGTAAG GTAAAGACGTGTGGCTATGCAAACGACTAG